Proteins from a genomic interval of Zingiber officinale cultivar Zhangliang chromosome 1B, Zo_v1.1, whole genome shotgun sequence:
- the LOC122035959 gene encoding uncharacterized protein LOC122035959, translated as MGSWVRTITTPFRKACTCTPINPPPDQKKPQPGFQSVHTEAAHERYGMTVLHGEVMACSYEDVKVMWSILDKSNSAEHRSSR; from the exons ATGGGTTCTTGGGTGCGCACCATCACCACCCCCTTCAGGAAGGCTTGCACATGCACTCCCATCAATCCACCCCCAGATCAGAAGAAGCCTCAGCCAGGTTTTCAATCAGTTCACA CTGAAGCGGCGCACGAGAGGTACGGAATgacagtactgcatggcgaggtgaTGGCCTGCTCCTACGAGGACGTGAAGGTGATGTGGTCGATCCTTGACAAGTCCAACTCCGCAGAACATCGCAGCAGCCGCTAG